A genomic segment from Lagenorhynchus albirostris chromosome X, mLagAlb1.1, whole genome shotgun sequence encodes:
- the SOWAHD gene encoding ankyrin repeat domain-containing protein SOWAHD, whose amino-acid sequence MAGAPTPPGPPTARAGGPPSARSRSPSLFSPPSLPPSEPNCSSRFLPQRQRQFLSWWGPGRAANARHWNSRGGRTMAEPRGAAKPAPKASFAPTELSLRSAPQPRPSRVDTVSLGRYRGNATTAFHRSVMPSGTGSGRRRGALRELLGLQGAAPAGWLSEERPEEQSPGGPNAPSGSGLCLEPREHAWILAAAEGRFEALQELLEVEPGLLLRGDPITGYTVLHWLAKHGRHEELILVHDFAQRRGLRLDVSAPGSGGLTPLHLAALQGHDMVVKVLVGALGADPTRRDHSGHRACHYLRPDAPWSLRELSGAEDWETAGSSERNNANNNSSGGGAACTPRRASSAVGSSVVETAAAAPAKGKDSVGRRVAQIQGLLRHMFPFFQDR is encoded by the coding sequence ATGGCCGGagctcccacccctccaggccccCCCACCGCCCGTGCCGGGGGCCCTCCCTCGGCTCGCTCgcgctctccctccctcttctcccctccttcgCTCCCTCCCTCCGAGCCCAATTGCTCAAGCCGCTTCCTTCCCCAACGCCAGCGCCAGTTCCTCTCTTGGTGGGGCCCGGGAAGGGCAGCAAACGCTAGACACTGGAACAGCCGCGGCGGCAGGACCATGGCCGAGCCCCGAGGGGCCGCGAAGCCGGCACCCAAGGCCTCCTTCGCACCGACCGAGCTCAGCCTGCGGAGCGCCCCGCAGCCCCGCCCCTCGAGAGTGGACACCGTCAGCCTGGGCAGGTACCGGGGCAACGCCACCACCGCCTTCCACCGCTCGGTGATGCCCTCGGGAACAGGCTCGGGGCGCCGGCGGGGAGCGCTGCGGGAGCTGTTGGGGCTGCAGGGGGCGGCTCCCGCCGGGTGGCTGTCGGAGGAGCGCCCCGAGGAGCAGTCCCCGGGCGGGCCGAACGCACCGAGCGGTAGCGGGCTATGCCTGGAGCCCCGGGAGCACGCGTGGATACTGGCGGCCGCTGAGGGCCGCTTTGAGGCGCTGCAGGAGCTGCTGGAGGTCGAGCCGGGGCTGCTCCTGCGGGGCGACCCGATCACGGGCTACACGGTGCTGCACTGGCTGGCCAAGCACGGGCGCCACGAAGAACTCATCCTGGTGCACGACTTCGCCCAGCGCAGGGGGCTGCGGCTCGACGTGAGCGCCCCGGGTAGCGGCGGCCTCACGCCCCTCCACCTGGCGGCCCTGCAGGGCCACGATATGGTCGTCAAGGTGCTGGTGGGCGCCTTGGGGGCAGACCCCACGCGCCGCGACCACAGCGGCCACCGGGCCTGTCACTACCTGCGGCCcgacgcgccctggagcctgcgggAGCTGTCGGGGGCCGAGGACTGGGAGACGGCGGGCAGCAGCGAGCGTAACAACGCCAACAACaacagcagcggcggcggcgccgCGTGTACGCCGAGACGCGCCTCCAGCGCAGTGGGCTCGTCGGTCGTGGAGACAGCGGCGGCGGCGCCCGCCAAGGGGAAGGACTCCGTGGGCAGACGGGTGGCGCAAATTCAAGGCCTTCTCCGCCATATGTTCCCCTTCTTCCAGGACCGTTGA